One genomic region from Phragmites australis chromosome 1, lpPhrAust1.1, whole genome shotgun sequence encodes:
- the LOC133885332 gene encoding uncharacterized protein LOC133885332, which translates to MYPQSPSVLRTLRRAVSCVLMPWSVSIKFKTTAARHLDHAFERLRSAHLPLVAVSLLIDTLRASPEPLVLPGLERCLLLCLHRRGVLHFLRLFPRVFHLRAPLSLAPAATSLFAVAASPAAAARTLHRLLAMSGTVVPLHAVFRVWSELALPDDFEYSVTSEGQQDVRIGDEHLQGRTLLIQLTVDYLGE; encoded by the exons ATgtacccgcagagtccaagtgtGTTGAGGACCTTGAGGCGTGCTGTTAGCTGCGTGCTTATGCCTTGGTCAG TATCTATTAAGTTCAAG ACGACCGCGGCGCGGCACCTCGACCACGCCTTCGAGCGTCTCCGGTCGGCACACCTCCCGCTCGTCGCGGTGTCGCTGTTGATCGACACGCTGCGGGCCTCGCCCGAGCCGCTCGTGCTCCCGGGCCTGGAGCGCTGCCTTCTGCTCTGCCTCCACCGCCGGGGCGTGCTCCACTTCCTCCGCCTCTTTCCGCGCGTCTTCCACCTGCGCGCCCCGCTCTCGCTCGCCCCGGCCGCGACCTCCCTTTTCGCTGTCGCtgcctcccccgccgccgcggcacgGACGCTCCATCGTCTCCTCGCGATGTCTGGTACAGTGGTACCCCTCCATGCCGTATTCCGCGTCTGGAGTGAGCTCGCCCTCCCTGACGACTTCGAGTACTCCGTCACTTCGGAG GGCCAGCAGGATGTGCGGATTGGCGATGAACATCTTCAGGGACGTACACTGCTAATTCAGCTTACCGTGGATTATTTGGGGGAATAG